CAAGAGAAAACCTTGCAACTTTGCTATGGCAGCAGACTGTATTAGCAGGTTATGTAACCAATAATCCCAATGTAGAGTTTAGGCTGCCTGGAATTCAGCAATTGGTAGTCACAAGAGCTCAATGTGTTGATgaaaattttaaaatatttagtaGTCAAAAATTGTATTTGTCTTGCCCCACAAGCCCTTGCTGTGTTTCAAagccaaataaataattgtGTCTTCTTTTAGGTCATGTATGGTGCTCTAGTAGCTTGCCTAGTGATGCGATCTGTCTTCATCGTTACATGGTAAGTTTGCCAAGATgactgttaaaataaaaaacattaacatatcTAAGGAATGGTTGTTCATTAAATTCAATCAAGTAACAACTTGCTAAAGGCTTTCCATGTGGTTTTGGTTTCAATGTCAGGGTGTACCCATGGCTCAGACCGCTGTGTTACACCTCCTTAGGAATCTTTTTGTTTGGGTTCCTACTATGGAACATTGACAACATATTCTGTGACACATTAAGGTGAGTATTAGCATTGgacaaatattattattaataatgttttaattattattatgtattaacTTGCCTAATTTTGGAATCCTGTGAGCAAAGTTAGTTATCTTCCTTTTAAAAGCAGTGGTGTGGAAAATGTTCACTTAAACAGACTTTAACCTTTATGTGACATCACAACATTACATTGTAAATCATTTTTCTCATGTCAAGGTGAAGTCAGGCAAACTCAAAGTCATGTCAATCCCTGGAAATGTATCCGCTCATTTACTGTGGAATAACTTTATATTTTTCATCTAAAAGTAcaaacatttagaaaataaaacatttataaagACAATTAAGCATCCTCTTCTGGAGAATCCTATACTGTTGGAGAtactatttttttgttttgttattaattgAAATTGTCGGGTCAACACTTTTGGTCCCTCAGAGCCAGTAGACAAACGCTGCCCTCTGGTGTTGGAGTAGTAACACAGTTCCATGCCTGGTGGCATATCTTCACAGGCCTTGGATCCTACCTGCACATACTTCTTAGGTAAGCTCCTGGAGACAGCCAAAGTGAGTTTAATTGTGATGAGACATGTTCATTCCCATTCAAATCTAAGGGTCATCTTCTTTTAGCCTGCAGATCAGGTCAACCTACCTCAAGTACAGACCAAATGTAAAGGTATGTCTAGCCCTTAGCCTTTGTATATATTATAGCTTTTAtgtaattacattaattaatgtatttgttCATTAATTTAACTATTTGTCCTGTCTTATCCTAACTTTATTCAGTTTCTTTGTGGAGTTTGGCCTACATTGCACATCGAACCACAGAAGACGAGTTGAAATTAAGGGATGGAGACCAACTGAAGGATGGGGACAGCCATATCCAGACACCATCGGCACAGGGACCTGCCAATGCCCACTGCTGCGCAATCAGCCCACAGCTAGGGCACAGGTGCACCCCAAGGCACCACCCCAGGGACCCTTTGGTTCTGCACTGTGGGGATTTACTAAACAGTATAGCACTGAGTCCAGTCTAAAGAAATGGaagattttcttttcattaatcATAATTTATTAGACTAGCTTTTCTGTAATCTTATTGAAGTGTAATGATTGTATTtgctcattcattttcaatgcaaATATGATGTAGTCCACTGCAGCTGTAAATGTTGAAGGGGGTATGGGTGTTATCTTAATTAGGGTTTTATGAAAAGGGAAAGTAATTATTCCAAAATTTCTATTAGCATATTAATTGTATGTTTCATTCTGTGGATATTTGAATCTCCTAAGCCTAAAGATATTTAAACAGATCCCTAAACTAAAGTCTAACTAAGACTTTAGCTTACAATACTTAAAACACAGTGTTGTCTTATCCCTTTTTAAgtagtattttattgtttttggatGTGCTCACTACATATGGGAGAGAAACTGACAACTAGAAAGTGAAAGTGCCACTGTGTTATTGTAGCTCAGCGGTCTTGACTAGAAGATCCTTCTTCATTTCCTTGTGCCACTGGCTGCATTTTTACTTGAAATGTTCCTATCAAAACATGCCACGACTGGAattcttaatttatttttctatcaGTGCCAAAGTTGCtctgggatttaaaaaaaagtgtgaaacatGTTACTGTTTTACCTCGTTATAACCAAGCAAGAGATACAATGGTCATAATTTTGCTTTTATTATTGCACTGAATTTAAATTTTGTTTAGGACGGGGTTAACATTTTTCCTGCAAAGCAAGTTGAACCACTTTTGAAAGCTCCAGTTTCTGTAGACAGAAACACTTTCACAGTCTTTAAAGCGATGCTGCACGCAAATGTGTGCTCTGTGAAGGTCTAAACTTTACAACCACAGCTAAAGCCTCCGTCAGGGTGCGTTATGTTAAGAAACCCATTTGTTGGGGGGGTGACCAGCATTTGGAGGCTCTGATCAGGCACAAATAATGCAAACATGCAGCAACATCACTGGAAATGTATCGGACCAACTTGCGACTGATGTGTGCGCAAGCTCGGAGGGTTTTCTATTTGTAATTGTTAACATTCACTCCAAGGACCAAGTGAATAAATGGAAAATGTCAAACTCATTTCATGCTCGTAAGTTGCAGGCATCGTTGCACTGAACCTCCACCTGTTGTCACTAGAGAACAGTATTGGTAGTTAAGTGCCCTCCCTTAATAGAAAAATACTCAATTTCAGTCAAGAGTAGACTCTCTTTATCTACAGATATTGAACCCACTATGCTACTACATTTTATTCATCCCACTCTCATTTAGTAGTCCTTTTTAATTCCATTTATTAACACCATGGCATCAAGTTCAACTAGTCAAATGACACCTGTAGGGAATATCTTTGAGAAACAGTGTATGATACAACCACTAGGTGGCGTACATTTCCAGCTTATTTCAGACGTTGCCAAACATATTGTGGATGGAGGAACTACTAGCTACCTACTGTAGAACTCTTAGGATCTTTGAATCAGTTCTCATGTACTGGATCTGTGGTGTGAAATGAAGGCCTTTTTATTTGCAATTAGTTTTTTTGCTGCTGTAAAATTGTGGATATGTAATGGTAACAAAAGAACCTGGAGCTTGAAATAACTTGTTGGAAGATGCACAACATAATGGTTGTATGGAGATATGTGTGTGGCCTCCCTAACGGCTGTGTGCTGGATTATCCCCTGAAACAACACATTACCCATCCATAGTTCATTATGCATACACGCTATGTCACTAACTCTCATATGCCTGGGTATAACAATTGAGTGAACCCAGTATTACACACATTCATAAGCACAATGTATGAAAGATAAGTATTAACATTGTTCAAATGTCTGTGTGGAATCTTCAATGTATGTTGTTTTCTTGAAATCCCTGTTCATCGATAGAGGTGAGCAGTTGTCAAAGAGGGTGCCTTAGTGTTATCGTTGCAGTCCCAAGTAATCCAAGTGGCCTTGATGTTCGTTATAAACAAAACCATTCCCATCTGTCCCTTGTGTTGTGCAGGCTGCCCTCCTCCTGGTTCTAAGCAGTTAACGCATCAGGACACACAATACCGGCTTCTAATGCAAAGTCTGCGCCTGAATCTTTGGCATTCCATTCATTTAATGTGTCAGGTTGTTCCTAACTGCAACTGTAgctttaagttaaaaaaaagagaaaaaaaccaACATTAATGTGTTGAGGCCTGTTATTTCTTTTGAACTTTGTTCATGTGCCAGTCTTTATTGATGTCCTGTATTGTCAAATAAAAGAACATGTGTCAAACTATTTGTATACAGAAGAACTTTACTTTGTCTTAATCCTCTCAGAAGCCATACACTGTATTTCACTTCATGTGTATAACGTTTTGATTTTTGGAAGGTGCCacttaggccggctacacactggctgcgtggcgtctccgtttttatttcggctcccttGTTAacacgctgcctgcgtgacacactCGAGCTGCGCCGAAAAGGCGTGCacgctagaaataggaccgacgcctatttttcacgcgacacgcaagcgtgttgaaagcgtttccaggcaaaatagaataggaaaatatgtttatatgtcatttagacactaaTACATATTGTTGTATTAGTGATGTttaatgtttgaaagtctctaggttttgacgattttcaaatattgcacctgtcaatagaaaatgaaattttctgtagcctattatgccgtcaatactgctgaagtctttgctgtaatcagatcagtatatatttatgtttaacatgaagtatactactgcttgagtgcagtaaatcaatgggaaacatccatgtgtacagacaagttAGCAGCGCTGggtcagacatgtttctggtgtgtaaagacagaaattCCACGCAATAGAAACGCCACGCTCgtgccacgcaggcagtgtgtagccAGCCTTACAATAAAGGTATGCAGTTCATGACTGGCACTGGCTGTAGTGTCAATAACCATTGCAATACTAACATGCCACTCATTCATTCTTTATCAACAGTTTCAAGTGCATCCTATCACAGGTAATCTTTTGTTAGGGGTTTGGATTGAGTCATGCGACTCCAAGGTGTGGTGGTCATTTAATGGCTGCCATTTGTAGAGTGGATTCAGATATTTATTTCTCAAGAGTAAGGTTTTAACTACAGAGCTTTAGAGAAAAGATGTAGGACATTCACTTGGACTAAAATGACAGTGCTTCATGTGTCGTCACTGAGTGTGACCAAACATCACATTATGACATTCAGCACTACTGTGAAACCCACTGACTCAACAGTGTAACCCACCCCATGCAGACATTGAGGAACTGTATTTTGCGTCACTGCATTTTGCATCACTGTAGTGTAGGCCATAACAGGCTTGTTCCAGGATTAAACTAGTTTGTGTTAGACAGAGCTCAAAATGTGCGTCACCTGGACTTTTCATTCAAGCATTTAGTTACTGATATGCTCCTGTGGTCCCTGAGTCCTTTGTTAGTTACTTGGGTTCGTACACCAGGAGTTGCCCGCAGGCTTCAGAGGTGATGACAGTGTGTGTAATGCTGTCTGTGTTGCTGTACGTATGCAGAGCATGTTGAGACAAAGACAGCTCACAAACGTGTCACAAGGACTGGGCATATTGATAGAAAATGATCATTTTGATACTtactttgtattttatttttttattaagtttcaAACCTCACGGTCTGGTTTAGTTTTTGACATACCTGTTTGAGATGATAGATTACATCTTTGATTACAATAAAAGAGCCTAGGCAAGCCATTACAGGTGAAATAGGGTAACtaatagatatcaccatgaCACTTATACAGTTCATTACTAACATTAAGACAAttcttttttgtattacaagttttctgaaatggtATGTTTAAATGTGCAAATTAGGCATTATCTATTTAAATATGTGCTAATATGCATACATTTCCAGAACAGAAATGTGAACGTTGGATGAAGCCAGGTTCAAAattcttgtttcattttgttgacatattgagtcaaaggtttttacagagggTGTTTTGGATATCTCTTTTTTATCACTCCATAAATCATAAAATACTGTCAACAGCCACAACAAAATGAATTTTTCTCCATGTTTTTAGGGATAAAATGTTGTATAAATCAGGCTGTGAATAGCCTCATATATGAACAAATCCTTCTGTAAAATCCTTCA
This genomic interval from Perca flavescens isolate YP-PL-M2 chromosome 13, PFLA_1.0, whole genome shotgun sequence contains the following:
- the acer3 gene encoding alkaline ceramidase 3 isoform X2 encodes the protein MILPPICGAIQTFRDGLEFRYVCSFLGLAAVGVGSWCFHMTLLYEMQLLDELPMIYSTCIFVYCLYECFKQEKSISLFLIALLLIFSVSVTVVYLQWKEPVFHQVMYGALVACLVMRSVFIVTWVYPWLRPLCYTSLGIFLFGFLLWNIDNIFCDTLRASRQTLPSGVGVVTQFHAWWHIFTGLGSYLHILLSLQIRSTYLKYRPNVKFLCGVWPTLHIEPQKTS